A part of Podarcis muralis chromosome 15, rPodMur119.hap1.1, whole genome shotgun sequence genomic DNA contains:
- the CRK gene encoding adapter molecule crk isoform X2, whose translation MAGQFDAEDQASWYWGRLNRVEAVGLLQGQRHGTFLVRDSSSIPGDFVLSVSESSRVSHYIVNSQGSNNPPRFRIGDQEFDSLPALLEFYKIHYLDTTTLIEPVSKSKHNSDVQLRQEEAEYVRALFDFNGNDEEDLPFKKGDILRIREKPEEQWWNAEDSEGKRGMIPVPYVEKYRPASASVSAPIGGNQDSALPQPLGGPEPGPYAQPSINTPLPNLQNGPIFARVIQKRVPNAYDKTALALEVHNGQKEIGSSNFSFK comes from the exons ATGGCCGGGCAGTTCGACGCGGAGGACCAGGCGAGCTGGTACTGGGGCCGCCTGAACCGGGTGGAGGCGGTGGGGCTCCTGCAGGGGCAGCGCCACGGCACCTTCCTGGTGCGGGACTCCAGCAGCATCCCCGGAGACTTCGTCCTCTCCGTCTCCGAGAGCTCCCGCGTCTCCCACTACATCGTCAACAGCCAAG ggTCAAATAATCCTCCTAGGTTTCGAATAGGGGACCAAGAGTTTGACTCCCTGCCAGCTTTACTGGAGTTCTACAAAATACACTACTTGGACACTACAACCTTGATAGAACCTGTTTCAAAATCCAAACATAACAGTGATGTGCAGCTGAGGCAGGAAGAGGCTGAGTATGTGCGTGCTCTCTTTGACTTTAATGGCAATGATGAGGAAGatcttccatttaaaaaaggaGACATACTGAGAATCCGGGAAAAGCCTGAAGAGCAGTGGTGGAATGCAGAAGACAGCGAAGGCAAGCGAGGGATGATCCCTGTTCCGTACGTCGAGAAGTATAGACCTGCCTCTGCTTCAGTATCTGCTCCGATTGGAGGTAACCAGGATAGTGCGCTCCCACAGCCGCTGGGTGGGCCGGAGCCAGGTCCCTATGCCCAGCCCAGCATCAACACTCCGCTCCCCAACCTCCAGAATGGCCCCATTTTTGCCCGGGTTATCCAGAAGCGGGTCCCTAATGCCTACGACAAGACAGCCTTGGCTTTGGAGGTACATAATGGGCAAAAAGAGATTGGTTCAAGCAATTTCTCTTTCAAATAG
- the CRK gene encoding adapter molecule crk isoform X1, with the protein MAGQFDAEDQASWYWGRLNRVEAVGLLQGQRHGTFLVRDSSSIPGDFVLSVSESSRVSHYIVNSQGSNNPPRFRIGDQEFDSLPALLEFYKIHYLDTTTLIEPVSKSKHNSDVQLRQEEAEYVRALFDFNGNDEEDLPFKKGDILRIREKPEEQWWNAEDSEGKRGMIPVPYVEKYRPASASVSAPIGGNQDSALPQPLGGPEPGPYAQPSINTPLPNLQNGPIFARVIQKRVPNAYDKTALALEVGELVKVTKINMSGQWEGECNGRRGHFPFTHVRLLDQQNPEEDFS; encoded by the exons ATGGCCGGGCAGTTCGACGCGGAGGACCAGGCGAGCTGGTACTGGGGCCGCCTGAACCGGGTGGAGGCGGTGGGGCTCCTGCAGGGGCAGCGCCACGGCACCTTCCTGGTGCGGGACTCCAGCAGCATCCCCGGAGACTTCGTCCTCTCCGTCTCCGAGAGCTCCCGCGTCTCCCACTACATCGTCAACAGCCAAG ggTCAAATAATCCTCCTAGGTTTCGAATAGGGGACCAAGAGTTTGACTCCCTGCCAGCTTTACTGGAGTTCTACAAAATACACTACTTGGACACTACAACCTTGATAGAACCTGTTTCAAAATCCAAACATAACAGTGATGTGCAGCTGAGGCAGGAAGAGGCTGAGTATGTGCGTGCTCTCTTTGACTTTAATGGCAATGATGAGGAAGatcttccatttaaaaaaggaGACATACTGAGAATCCGGGAAAAGCCTGAAGAGCAGTGGTGGAATGCAGAAGACAGCGAAGGCAAGCGAGGGATGATCCCTGTTCCGTACGTCGAGAAGTATAGACCTGCCTCTGCTTCAGTATCTGCTCCGATTGGAGGTAACCAGGATAGTGCGCTCCCACAGCCGCTGGGTGGGCCGGAGCCAGGTCCCTATGCCCAGCCCAGCATCAACACTCCGCTCCCCAACCTCCAGAATGGCCCCATTTTTGCCCGGGTTATCCAGAAGCGGGTCCCTAATGCCTACGACAAGACAGCCTTGGCTTTGGAG GTCGGTGAGCTGGTAAAGGTCACCAAGATTAACATGAGTGGCCAGTGGGAAGGAGAGTGCAATGGCCGGAGAGGACACTTCCCGTTCACGCACGTACGGCTGCTCGATCAACAGAATCCCGAGGAAGACTTCAGCTGA
- the RPL23A gene encoding large ribosomal subunit protein uL23, translating into MAPKVKKEAVPAKTEAKSKALKAKKAVLKGVHSHKKKKIRTSPTFRRPKTLRLRRQPKYPRKSAPRRNKLDHYAIIKFPLTTESAMKKIEDNNTLVFIVDVKANKHQIKQAVKKLYDIDVAKVNTLIRPDGEKKAYVRLAPDYDALDVANKIGII; encoded by the exons ATGGCGCCGAAAGTGAAGAAGGAGG CTGTCCCGGCCAAGACCGAGGCAAAATCCAAAGCCCTGAAAGCTAAAAAGGCAGTCCTGAAAGGTGTCCACagtcacaagaagaagaagatccggACGTCCCCTACCTTCAGAAGGCCGAAAACACTGCGGTTACGGAGGCAGCCCAAGTATCCCAGGAAGAGCGCGCCAAGGAGGAACAA GTTGGACCACTATGCCATCATCAAGTTCCCCCTGACCACTGAATCGGCCATGAAGAAGATTGAAGACAACAACACCCTGGTGTTCATCGTGGATGTGAAAGCAAACAAGCACCAAATCAAGCAGGCTGTCAAAAAGCTCTACGACATTGACGTGGCAAAGGTCAACACGCTTATCAG GCCTGACGGTGAGAAGAAAGCCTATGTCCGCCTTGCTCCAGACTATGACGCGCTAGATGTTGCCAACAAG ATTGGTATCATCTAA
- the CRK gene encoding adapter molecule crk isoform X3 yields MAGQFDAEDQASWYWGRLNRVEAVGLLQGQRHGTFLVRDSSSIPGDFVLSVSESSRVSHYIVNSQGSNNPPRFRIGDQEFDSLPALLEFYKIHYLDTTTLIEPVSKSKHNSDVQLRQEEAEYVRALFDFNGNDEEDLPFKKGDILRIREKPEEQWWNAEDSEGKRGMIPVPYVEKYRPASASVSAPIGGR; encoded by the exons ATGGCCGGGCAGTTCGACGCGGAGGACCAGGCGAGCTGGTACTGGGGCCGCCTGAACCGGGTGGAGGCGGTGGGGCTCCTGCAGGGGCAGCGCCACGGCACCTTCCTGGTGCGGGACTCCAGCAGCATCCCCGGAGACTTCGTCCTCTCCGTCTCCGAGAGCTCCCGCGTCTCCCACTACATCGTCAACAGCCAAG ggTCAAATAATCCTCCTAGGTTTCGAATAGGGGACCAAGAGTTTGACTCCCTGCCAGCTTTACTGGAGTTCTACAAAATACACTACTTGGACACTACAACCTTGATAGAACCTGTTTCAAAATCCAAACATAACAGTGATGTGCAGCTGAGGCAGGAAGAGGCTGAGTATGTGCGTGCTCTCTTTGACTTTAATGGCAATGATGAGGAAGatcttccatttaaaaaaggaGACATACTGAGAATCCGGGAAAAGCCTGAAGAGCAGTGGTGGAATGCAGAAGACAGCGAAGGCAAGCGAGGGATGATCCCTGTTCCGTACGTCGAGAAGTATAGACCTGCCTCTGCTTCAGTATCTGCTCCGATTGGAG GTCGGTGA